The proteins below come from a single Pseudomonas chlororaphis genomic window:
- a CDS encoding general secretion pathway protein GspL, protein MTRLRVALAPLAELDLDSPVAFAALDRQGQVREHGRSSLRALGQGARNLSVECFLHPRDSLLTRLELPLLPAAKITAAVTCAAQALMLGASEHMQVAHSPRGADGQVQIAWLDRQSLARLGQLLHQAGLKLRGLYPAAYALPVLAGPVACIEDGHLLLRHGPQQAEVQPLQEQALEEWLMTMGPGLHWIGAAPPQASITPLADIHRWTGSAPGWGLHAGLSRNTAGRGGWGRAAALCAMAVAVWVVGLNLYAAREAAQGQRLKAQMSQRVKQAFPDLPVVLNPLQQARQQIAARQDGTATDPSQRFVSLMQQAGSAMPFMSGNAQALVFENGELRLELVPDAPKAAAEDDWKGPLVQAGIDVVAVDQGWTLRMAQAGQATPEDTAEDDDE, encoded by the coding sequence ATGACACGGTTGCGCGTGGCGTTGGCGCCGTTGGCCGAACTGGACCTCGACAGCCCGGTGGCGTTCGCGGCGCTGGACCGCCAGGGCCAGGTGCGCGAGCACGGGCGCAGCAGCCTCAGGGCGTTGGGGCAGGGCGCCCGGAATCTCTCGGTGGAGTGCTTTCTTCATCCCCGCGACAGCCTGCTGACTCGCCTGGAGCTGCCGCTGTTGCCGGCGGCGAAGATCACCGCCGCGGTGACGTGCGCGGCCCAGGCCCTGATGCTCGGCGCCAGCGAACACATGCAGGTGGCTCACAGCCCGCGGGGTGCCGACGGGCAGGTCCAGATCGCCTGGCTGGACCGGCAGTCGCTCGCCCGGCTGGGCCAGTTGTTGCACCAGGCCGGGCTCAAGTTGCGCGGCCTGTATCCGGCGGCCTATGCCTTGCCCGTGTTGGCCGGCCCGGTGGCTTGCATCGAAGACGGTCACCTGTTGCTGCGCCATGGTCCGCAGCAGGCCGAGGTGCAGCCGTTGCAAGAACAGGCGCTGGAAGAGTGGTTGATGACCATGGGGCCCGGCTTGCATTGGATCGGCGCAGCGCCGCCCCAGGCGTCGATCACGCCCCTGGCCGACATCCACCGCTGGACCGGCAGCGCGCCGGGCTGGGGTTTGCATGCCGGTCTGTCGCGCAACACGGCCGGACGCGGCGGTTGGGGCCGGGCGGCGGCCCTGTGTGCCATGGCCGTGGCGGTGTGGGTGGTGGGCCTGAACCTTTACGCCGCCCGTGAGGCGGCCCAGGGGCAACGGCTCAAGGCGCAAATGAGCCAACGGGTGAAGCAGGCGTTCCCGGACTTGCCGGTGGTGCTCAATCCGCTGCAACAGGCCCGGCAACAGATTGCCGCGCGCCAGGACGGTACGGCGACGGACCCCAGCCAACGCTTCGTCAGCCTGATGCAGCAGGCCGGCAGTGCCATGCCGTTCATGAGCGGCAACGCTCAGGCCCTGGTGTTCGAGAACGGCGAGTTGCGCCTGGAGCTCGTGCCCGACGCGCCGAAGGCCGCCGCCGAAGACGATTGGAAAGGGCCCCTGGTCCAGGCCGGCATCGATGTCGTCGCCGTCGATCAGGGTTGGACCTTGCGCATGGCCCAGGCCGGCCAGGCCACCCCCGAAGACACCGCGGAAGACGATGATGAATAA
- a CDS encoding general secretion pathway protein GspF: MNRYRFEAADAQGKIESGHLEADSQSAAFSLLRSRGLTALQVEAERSTAQASGGGLFSARLSDNDLAWATRQLASLLGASLPLEAALSATVEQAERKHIAQTLSAVRADVRSGMRLAEALAARPRDFPEIYRALIAAGEESGDLAQVMERLADYIEERNNLRGKILTAFIYPGVVGLVSIAIVIFLLSYVVPQVVSAFSQARQDLPGLTLAMLTASDFIRAWGWLCFCLLAGGFWSWRLYLRNPAARLGWHARVLRLPLIGRFVLGLNTARFASTLAILGGAGVPLLRALEAARQTLSNERLSLSVSDATAKVREGVNLAAALRVEKVFPPILIHLIASGEKTGCLPPMLERAAQTLSRDIERRAMGMTALLEPLMIVIMGGVVLVIVMAVLLPIIEINQLVQ; this comes from the coding sequence ATGAATCGCTACCGTTTCGAGGCGGCCGACGCCCAGGGCAAGATCGAATCAGGGCATCTGGAGGCCGACAGCCAGAGCGCCGCGTTCAGCCTGTTGCGCAGCCGCGGGCTGACGGCTTTGCAGGTCGAAGCCGAACGCAGCACGGCCCAGGCCAGCGGGGGCGGGCTGTTCAGTGCCCGGCTCTCGGACAACGACCTGGCCTGGGCCACCCGGCAACTGGCGAGCCTGCTCGGCGCGAGCCTGCCCCTGGAGGCGGCATTGAGCGCCACGGTGGAGCAGGCCGAGCGCAAGCACATCGCCCAGACCCTGAGCGCGGTACGCGCCGATGTACGCAGCGGCATGCGCCTGGCCGAAGCCCTGGCGGCACGGCCTCGGGACTTCCCGGAGATCTATCGGGCGCTCATCGCGGCGGGGGAGGAGTCCGGCGACCTGGCCCAGGTCATGGAGCGCCTGGCCGACTACATCGAAGAGCGTAACAACCTGCGGGGCAAGATCCTCACGGCATTCATCTACCCGGGTGTGGTGGGGCTGGTGTCGATCGCCATTGTGATTTTCCTGCTCAGCTACGTCGTGCCCCAGGTGGTCAGCGCCTTCTCCCAGGCCCGTCAGGATCTGCCGGGGCTGACCCTGGCCATGCTCACCGCCAGTGACTTCATCCGCGCCTGGGGATGGTTGTGTTTTTGCCTGCTGGCCGGCGGTTTCTGGAGCTGGCGGCTGTACTTGCGCAACCCGGCGGCGCGGCTCGGCTGGCATGCGCGGGTGCTGCGCCTGCCCCTGATCGGGCGGTTCGTGCTGGGGCTCAATACCGCGCGTTTCGCCTCCACCCTGGCGATCCTTGGCGGTGCCGGGGTGCCGTTGTTGCGGGCGCTGGAGGCGGCACGCCAGACACTCTCCAACGAACGCCTGAGCCTGAGTGTCAGTGACGCCACCGCCAAGGTCCGCGAAGGGGTCAACCTGGCGGCCGCCCTGCGGGTGGAAAAAGTCTTCCCGCCGATCCTGATCCACCTGATCGCCAGCGGCGAGAAAACCGGCTGCCTGCCACCGATGCTCGAACGCGCCGCGCAAACCCTGTCCCGCGACATCGAACGCCGGGCCATGGGCATGACCGCACTGTTGGAACCGCTGATGATCGTGATCATGGGCGGCGTGGTGCTGGTGATCGTCATGGCGGTGCTGCTGCCGATCATCGAGATCAATCAGTTGGTGCAATGA
- a CDS encoding general secretion pathway protein GspM encodes MNKPSLAGLSARWQTLRSRCRTFWQGLAVRERRAVALSALVLGGSLVWLGLIEPPLKTIAYWQAETPKLRSQTEALEVLLRDVAGPAPGQPLEAALRQTLDASGLGDHYQLQAPGADTANAWQLTFTDAPADGVIGWLLSNPGPLSLEVSEARLQRTATAASTGLENTAGTLSGTVRMHQAQGAKEAS; translated from the coding sequence ATGAATAAGCCGTCCCTGGCCGGGCTGAGCGCCCGCTGGCAAACCCTGCGCAGCCGCTGCCGGACGTTCTGGCAAGGCTTGGCCGTGCGCGAACGACGGGCCGTGGCCCTGAGTGCGCTGGTGCTCGGCGGTAGCCTGGTCTGGCTGGGGTTGATCGAGCCGCCGTTGAAGACCATCGCCTACTGGCAGGCCGAAACGCCGAAGCTGCGCTCACAGACCGAAGCCCTCGAAGTGCTGCTGCGGGACGTCGCCGGGCCGGCGCCAGGCCAGCCGTTGGAAGCAGCCCTGCGCCAGACCCTGGACGCCAGCGGGCTGGGCGATCACTACCAATTGCAGGCGCCCGGCGCCGATACGGCCAACGCCTGGCAACTGACCTTCACCGACGCGCCGGCCGACGGCGTGATCGGCTGGCTGCTGAGCAACCCCGGGCCATTGTCCCTGGAAGTGTCCGAGGCGCGCCTGCAACGCACGGCCACGGCCGCTTCCACTGGTCTTGAAAATACCGCCGGCACTCTGTCCGGAACCGTTCGCATGCATCAGGCGCAAGGCGCTAAGGAAGCTTCATGA
- a CDS encoding HxcX atypical pseudopilin, whose amino-acid sequence MGTNSPVAAKQRGMAVISALLIAAVVAVIAGGMLTRQALFTRSLEAEQLRIQGSARMQGGLALSRQLLWEARQRDPLTRFGQPWAKPIVLPGSNQVDTPFEGQLEDEQGKFNLRNLVANERVDEEQLNAFERLCGQLGIAASVRDRIIERVIEAYPRTLNPERADTAPMGRTFDSGRDTSPDADAALLKPTRPMLRTVRDLGDVKGVTPAVLAALAPYVTILPANTWVNGNTASAPVLAAAVPGLSLQRAEALVREREGGHWFVNRGDFVNRLRMPELETATVKVGITSDWFRLRGQARSGQRRVEVDALLQRSQDRLPRVIWSRVGV is encoded by the coding sequence ATGGGAACGAATTCGCCCGTCGCGGCGAAGCAGCGCGGCATGGCGGTCATCAGCGCCTTGCTGATCGCTGCCGTGGTCGCGGTGATCGCCGGTGGCATGCTCACTCGCCAGGCCCTGTTCACCCGCAGCCTGGAAGCCGAGCAGTTGCGCATCCAGGGCAGTGCGCGGATGCAAGGCGGCCTGGCGCTGAGTCGCCAGTTGCTGTGGGAGGCCCGCCAGCGTGACCCGTTGACGCGCTTCGGCCAGCCTTGGGCAAAACCCATTGTCCTGCCCGGTTCGAACCAGGTCGATACGCCGTTCGAAGGGCAGCTCGAAGATGAGCAGGGCAAGTTCAACCTGCGCAACCTTGTCGCCAATGAACGTGTCGACGAGGAACAATTGAATGCCTTCGAACGGCTCTGCGGGCAGTTGGGGATCGCCGCCAGCGTGCGCGACCGCATCATCGAGCGCGTCATTGAAGCGTACCCGCGCACGCTGAACCCGGAACGGGCGGACACAGCGCCCATGGGGCGTACCTTCGACAGTGGCCGGGACACCTCGCCTGACGCGGATGCCGCATTACTCAAACCGACCCGACCGATGCTGCGCACCGTGCGCGACCTGGGCGACGTCAAGGGCGTCACGCCTGCCGTGCTGGCAGCGCTGGCGCCCTACGTGACGATCCTGCCGGCCAATACCTGGGTCAACGGCAACACCGCCAGTGCCCCGGTACTGGCCGCCGCTGTGCCGGGGTTGTCGCTGCAGCGGGCCGAGGCGCTGGTGCGGGAGCGGGAGGGTGGCCATTGGTTCGTCAATCGCGGGGATTTCGTCAACCGCCTGCGCATGCCGGAGCTGGAAACGGCCACGGTCAAGGTGGGCATCACCAGCGACTGGTTCCGCCTGCGCGGCCAGGCCCGCAGCGGTCAACGGCGGGTTGAAGTCGATGCGTTGCTGCAACGCAGCCAGGACCGGTTGCCCCGGGTGATCTGGTCGAGGGTGGGCGTATGA
- a CDS encoding general secretion pathway protein GspE — MTTLPYAWAKAQRLVLRQGEAGAVLVVCPSTPGWSISEVRRQFGEVPLERVRDEELDGLLNTAYADTGSAAAVVGAAENEVDLDRLMQDIPEITDLLDTQDGAPVIRMINALLTQAARDEASDIHIEPFESHSVVRYRVDGTLRDVVSPRKALHGALVSRIKIMAQLDIAEKRLPQDGRIALRVAGRPIDIRVSTVPTGHGERVVMRLLDKQAGRLQLETLGMDAAVLGKLDHLIRQPHGIVLVTGPTGSGKTTSLYAALARLDASVHNILTVEDPVEYDLPGISQIQVNAKIDMTFALALRAILRQDPDIIMIGEIRDLETAQIAVQASLTGHLVLATLHTNDAVSAVNRLIDMGVEPFLLASSMLGVLAQRLVRRLCPHCKQPDPATPGTWRPVGCPSCNQTGYSGRTGIHELFCIDDDIRTLIHQGAGEQALRAAAREAGMFSMREDGERWVRSGATAPEEILRVTRDA, encoded by the coding sequence ATGACCACCCTCCCATACGCCTGGGCCAAGGCCCAGCGCCTGGTGTTGCGCCAGGGAGAGGCGGGCGCGGTGTTGGTGGTGTGTCCGTCGACGCCGGGCTGGTCCATCAGCGAAGTGCGCCGGCAATTCGGCGAGGTGCCCCTGGAGCGGGTGCGCGACGAAGAGCTCGATGGCTTGCTCAACACGGCCTACGCCGACACCGGCAGCGCCGCCGCCGTGGTGGGCGCGGCGGAGAACGAGGTGGACCTCGACCGGCTGATGCAGGACATCCCCGAGATCACCGACCTGCTGGACACCCAGGACGGCGCGCCGGTGATCCGCATGATCAACGCCTTGCTGACCCAGGCGGCCCGGGACGAGGCCAGCGACATCCACATCGAGCCCTTCGAGAGCCATTCGGTGGTGCGCTATCGGGTCGACGGCACCCTGCGCGACGTGGTCTCGCCGCGCAAGGCGCTGCATGGGGCGCTGGTGTCGCGGATCAAGATCATGGCCCAACTCGACATCGCTGAAAAACGCCTGCCCCAGGACGGTCGCATTGCCTTGCGCGTGGCCGGGCGCCCCATCGACATCCGGGTTTCCACCGTCCCCACCGGGCACGGCGAGCGGGTGGTGATGCGGCTGCTGGACAAACAGGCCGGGCGCCTGCAGCTGGAGACGCTGGGCATGGACGCTGCCGTGCTGGGCAAGCTCGACCACTTGATCCGCCAGCCCCACGGCATCGTGCTGGTCACCGGCCCTACCGGCAGCGGCAAGACCACCAGCCTCTACGCGGCGCTGGCGCGGCTGGATGCCAGCGTCCACAACATCCTCACCGTCGAGGACCCGGTGGAGTACGACCTGCCGGGCATCAGCCAGATCCAGGTCAATGCCAAGATCGACATGACCTTCGCCCTGGCGTTGCGGGCGATCCTGCGCCAGGACCCGGACATCATCATGATCGGCGAGATCCGTGACCTGGAGACCGCGCAGATTGCCGTGCAGGCCTCCCTCACCGGGCACCTGGTGCTGGCGACGCTGCACACCAACGACGCGGTGTCGGCCGTCAACCGCCTGATCGACATGGGCGTGGAGCCGTTCCTGCTGGCCTCGTCGATGCTCGGCGTGCTGGCCCAGCGCCTGGTGCGCCGACTCTGCCCGCACTGCAAGCAACCTGATCCGGCCACGCCGGGCACCTGGCGCCCGGTGGGCTGCCCGAGTTGCAACCAGACCGGCTACAGCGGCCGTACCGGCATCCATGAGCTGTTCTGCATTGACGACGACATCCGCACGCTCATCCACCAGGGCGCGGGCGAGCAGGCCTTGCGCGCCGCCGCCCGCGAGGCCGGCATGTTCAGCATGCGCGAGGACGGTGAGCGTTGGGTTCGCAGCGGCGCCACGGCGCCAGAAGAAATCCTGCGCGTGACACGGGACGCCTGA
- a CDS encoding general secretion pathway protein GspD has product MKGARYPRHWRKAAPLLLLALSACNSTPPASQPPLLVDSELGVPLGSTQRSGDALLDRQRAQAAREQKPAARHQVDLTSRARESRNPPPARNPLGDQPVTLNFVEADIQAVVRALSRSTGQQFLVDPRVKGNLTLVSEGQVPASQAYAMLLAALRMQGFSVVDVGGVAQVVPEADAKLLGGPIYSADKPAGNGMLTRTFRLQYENAVNLIPVLRPIVSPNNPINAYPGNNTIVVTDYAENLSRVAQLIEGIDTPSAIDTDVVPVQNGIAVDIAQMVSDLLETQGGDQTQKINVIGDPRSNSIIIRAGSPERTELARNLIYKLDNAQNNPSNLHVVYLRNAQAGKLAQALRGLLTGESEGEGNDNSRSVLSGMGASTNGQSAQSSTDGTSTATGSGSSSNSNVNGYGQGSSGQGASSTKNEQNTAFSAGGVTIQADATTNTLLISAPDPLYRNLREVIDLLDQRRAQVVIESLIVEVGEDDASEFGVQWQTGNLGGSGVIGGVNLGGSGLNLNGKTSIDVLPRGLNLGLVNGTVDIPGIGKILDLKVLARALKSKGGTNVLSTPNLLTLDNEAASIFVGQTIPFVSGSYVTGGGGTSNNPFQTVTREEVGLKLNVRPQISEGGTVKLDIYQEVSSVDNRASSTTGIVTNKRAIDTSILLDDGQIMVLGGLLQDGYSQSNDAVPWLSTLPGIGALFRNESRQTTKTNLMVFLRPYIIRDTAAGRSITLNRYDFMRRAQGLLQPERSWAMPDIQAPQLPAASRAIPGSAPAALQTPRAAIKAVPVTEPIKQ; this is encoded by the coding sequence ATGAAGGGGGCCCGTTACCCACGTCATTGGCGCAAGGCCGCGCCGCTGTTGTTGCTGGCATTGAGCGCGTGCAACAGCACGCCGCCGGCCTCGCAGCCACCGTTGCTGGTGGACAGCGAACTGGGTGTTCCGTTGGGCAGCACGCAGCGCAGCGGCGACGCGTTGCTCGACCGTCAGCGAGCCCAGGCGGCACGTGAGCAGAAACCGGCGGCGCGCCACCAGGTCGACCTGACGTCCCGTGCCCGTGAATCGCGCAACCCGCCGCCGGCGCGCAACCCGCTGGGGGATCAGCCGGTGACGTTGAATTTCGTCGAGGCGGATATCCAGGCCGTGGTGCGGGCCTTGTCCCGTTCCACCGGCCAGCAGTTCCTGGTGGACCCTCGGGTCAAGGGCAACCTGACGCTGGTGTCCGAAGGGCAGGTGCCGGCAAGCCAGGCCTACGCCATGCTGCTGGCGGCGTTGCGCATGCAGGGCTTCAGCGTGGTGGACGTCGGCGGCGTGGCCCAGGTGGTGCCCGAGGCCGACGCCAAGCTGCTGGGCGGGCCGATCTACAGCGCCGATAAACCGGCCGGCAATGGCATGCTGACCCGCACCTTCCGGCTGCAATACGAGAACGCGGTCAACCTGATCCCGGTGTTGCGCCCGATCGTCTCACCGAACAATCCGATCAATGCCTACCCCGGCAACAACACCATTGTCGTCACCGACTACGCCGAGAACCTGTCGCGGGTGGCGCAACTCATCGAAGGCATCGACACCCCCAGCGCCATCGACACCGATGTGGTGCCGGTGCAGAACGGTATCGCCGTGGACATCGCGCAGATGGTCTCCGACCTGCTGGAAACCCAGGGTGGCGACCAGACCCAGAAAATCAACGTGATCGGCGACCCGCGCTCCAATTCCATCATCATCCGGGCCGGCAGCCCCGAGCGCACCGAGCTGGCGCGCAACCTGATCTACAAACTCGACAACGCCCAGAACAACCCGAGCAACCTGCACGTGGTGTACCTGCGCAACGCCCAGGCCGGCAAGCTGGCCCAGGCCCTGCGTGGTCTGCTCACCGGCGAAAGCGAAGGCGAGGGCAACGACAATTCCCGGTCGGTGCTCAGCGGCATGGGCGCCAGCACCAATGGCCAAAGCGCACAGAGCAGTACCGATGGCACCAGCACCGCGACCGGTAGCGGCTCTTCAAGTAATAGCAACGTTAATGGCTACGGCCAGGGCAGCAGCGGGCAGGGCGCGAGCTCGACGAAGAACGAGCAGAACACCGCCTTCAGCGCGGGCGGCGTGACCATCCAGGCGGATGCCACCACCAACACCTTGCTGATCTCCGCGCCCGACCCGTTGTACCGCAACCTGCGGGAAGTCATCGACCTGCTCGACCAGCGACGTGCCCAGGTGGTGATCGAGAGCCTGATTGTGGAAGTGGGCGAAGACGACGCCAGTGAGTTCGGCGTGCAATGGCAGACCGGCAACCTCGGCGGCAGCGGGGTGATCGGCGGGGTCAACCTGGGCGGCAGCGGGCTCAACCTCAACGGCAAGACCAGCATTGATGTGCTGCCCCGGGGGCTGAACCTCGGGTTGGTCAACGGTACCGTGGACATCCCCGGCATCGGCAAGATCCTCGACCTCAAGGTCCTGGCCCGGGCCCTGAAGAGCAAGGGCGGCACCAACGTGCTGTCGACGCCGAACCTGCTGACCCTGGACAACGAAGCCGCGAGCATCTTCGTCGGCCAGACCATTCCTTTCGTCAGCGGCAGCTACGTCACCGGGGGCGGCGGCACCAGCAACAACCCGTTCCAGACCGTGACCCGCGAAGAGGTGGGCCTGAAACTCAACGTCCGGCCGCAGATTTCCGAGGGCGGTACGGTCAAGCTGGATATCTACCAGGAGGTCAGCAGCGTCGACAACCGCGCTTCGAGCACCACGGGGATTGTCACCAACAAGCGCGCCATCGACACCAGCATCCTGCTGGACGACGGCCAGATCATGGTCCTGGGCGGGTTGCTGCAGGATGGCTACAGCCAGAGCAACGACGCGGTGCCGTGGCTCTCGACCTTGCCCGGCATCGGCGCGCTGTTTCGCAACGAAAGCCGGCAGACCACCAAGACCAACCTGATGGTGTTCCTGCGGCCCTACATCATCCGCGACACGGCGGCGGGGCGCAGCATCACCCTCAACCGCTACGACTTCATGCGCCGCGCCCAGGGCCTGTTGCAACCGGAACGCAGTTGGGCCATGCCCGACATCCAGGCCCCGCAACTGCCGGCGGCGTCCCGGGCGATCCCCGGCAGCGCTCCCGCCGCGCTGCAAACGCCCAGGGCGGCGATCAAGGCGGTGCCTGTAACGGAGCCGATCAAACAATGA